The DNA window TCCTCCTCCACCGcggtcacaacaacaagcagccgtggaagctaacgttagctagcaacCAGCAACACAAGAAAAATCTCATAACACAAATCTTATACCTcataaaaagtaaagaaaaccaAAGTGGTGCAGGAAAGAAATTCTGCTGCTGGTAAATGAGGTGAATCAGAGAAAGCAGGTACTAaagagaattattattattaattcatgttttttatttatttatttatttacatgttattatatttacttatcagcctatcacaggctaacacatagagacagacaattatacaatacaatacaatacaactgtACAGACTgagggaggaaaccggagcacccggagtacACCCACCCTGAACAGGTTGCCAGCCAATCACACGCTGACACATAAAGACAGACAACTATGTAATACAATACAACTGTacagactgtgggaggaaaccggagcacccggagtaaacccacccTGAACAGGTTGCCAGCGTATCacaggctgacacatagagacagacaactatacaatacaatacaatacaactgtacagactgtgggaggaaaccggagcacctgGAGTAAACCCATCCTGAACAGGttgccagcctatcacaggctgacacatagagacagacaattaTACAATACAACTGTACAGACTGTGGGAgtaaaccggagcacccggagtccACCCACCCTGAACAGGTTGCCAGCCTATCACctgctgacacatagagacagacaactatataatacaataaaaaaaaaaacatgctaatCCTCTCCTCCAGAGGCAACTTAAGTGCACTTCTCATAGAGGTAAATTATCCCATGTCTGTAGATGTCAACTGGCATGTGTCCTGATACGACTGATATGCGATCATCGTCAGCCTTGATGGTAGTACCCTTCATAGGACCTGAAAACAAATAGGACCACATGTGCCCGGAGACTTCGAAACTGTCTCTCTGACAAATTACAGAGGACAGGGAGTagacctgtgttttgttttctcccACAGGAATTACTATGTGGGGAGTTGGATCCACAATGCCTCTGAGTACCGTACGGTCAGCATTTGCCGCTCGAGACAGATTCAGGGTGAGAATGTCAGGGAGGTTATCCCACACTTCTTGTCTCTGTGCTGCGGAGCTACATGTGGCACAGTGTCTTTTGCACTGGCGTTCATTGATAGCATGTCTGAGAAGAGAGGCGGTTGAACCATACGGACATGGTGATGGTAGAAAATGAATGCTGCCCAGGTTCATGATGCATTTACAACGGTCGCATTTACATTCTTCACACTTGCATTCCTCTGTCACCTGAATAGTTGTTTGTACCCCACAGTCATTTAACCAGGCCAGCACAAGTTCTAATAAATCCAGTGGATTTACTGGATCTACTGTGTAGCTCAATTCTGCCAAAATCTCAGCGAGTTCTGGTAGAATGAAACTCCTCCCTGGGTTGTGGAGGGCTTCCAAAAACAGTCTCACAAATGCTGTTGATGTTGAGAGTTGTGTCAAATACTCTGTTTGTTGTTTCATCAATTTCTCCCGCACAACTTTCAGGTTTAGTGCAGCTTGCAATGTTGCATTCATCCAAGAATTGTTGAATCTGTTTGGAAATCTGCAGATCTCATTGCTGATTCTTGAGTTGGCCTCTGATTCAATGGTGATATGGTCAGTGGCACCAGCAGGTGGGAGGATTTCTTCATCTCCAATGCTCAACTCGTCGTAACTGATTTCTTGAACTGAACTGATTCCTTCCATTTGTGGTGCAGTAACAAATGCACATTCTCCAGAAGTGCTGGTTCTTGGGTCGGCCTCTGATTCTCTGGTGATATGGTCATTGGGACTATCAGGTGGGAGGATTTCTTCATCTCCTATGCTCAACTCGTCATAACTGATTTCTTCAACTGAACTAATTTCTTCCGTTTGTGGTGCATGAACAACTTCGCATTCTCCAGCAGTGCTGGTTGTTGGGTCGGCCTCTGATTCAATGGTGATACTGTCAGTGGAACTTGCAGGTAGGATGGTTTCTTCATCTCCAGTGCTCAACTCATCATAACTGATTTCTTCAACTGAACTAATTTCTTCCGTTTGTGGTGCATGAACAACTTCATATTCTCCAGCAGTGCTGGTTGTTGGGTCGGCCTCTGATTCAATGGTGATATTGTCAGTGGAACTTGCATGTGGGGTGGTTTCTTCATCTCCACTGCTGTCATCTTGACTGAGGTATGGCTCAAGGAGCCTTCTGACAGTCTTAGTGACTAAAGCACCCACAAGAAAACCCAAACTCAGAAACATTATGCTGAGAGAATTTGTCTGAATTTGTGAAActcagagggggaaaaaaaaaactgttctttCCGTGATCGAACAGtcctgtttggtttggtttggtctCGATATTGCCAATATCCAGATCAAGTTAATGTGATACAccagtttgtgtctgtgtgagtggtGGGGAAATGGATATTGGCAACCAAAATGCTTTTAGCCATTAATTAAAGCATTCCATTCATCTGGAATTCCTCCTCTGATCCGCTGTGACGTAATAATAATGTTCTGGAATGGAACGGGTTTCTGTGCAGCGTCATCACAGAGAAGCGCGCGCAGCTAGGTGGGGGGGATGACGTATGGTAGTCTAACGTTACCGGGGCAACCGCTCCTCCTCCGCCACAAGATCATGCCACAGGTGGACATGCTTTTCAACCAGCTGAAGAAGAGGAACATGGACCCTGTCTTCATCAGAGCACCTGGTCCAGAGGTTCACAGACAGCATGCTAACCATCAGGTAATTAACTCCCAGATATTTACTATTTGCTGATAAAGCTGTTGTTAGAAAGTTGAGGTGCTCACTTCCAACAGTCTGTAAAAGCCTAAATGTGCCTTGTCATCAAAGTGAATGAACATCATAGAAGAGCATATCACAATTATATCTGTTTAGAAGtttaaaaaggaaagagaagagacaaTCAGATTTGGATAATAATGCAGGTAAAGTAGATATTAAACACCATCAACCAGGTCAAATTTCTAGAAGAGGCCTAGTTGTTATTgaagattaatttaattgttattcAGACTATGCCCAGGCTAAATGCACAGCAGAATATAATGACATTGCATCTGGCTCATGAATGTGatataaaaatactaaaaaaaactgactaaagttttaaaaaagtgaattatataaacatactgtaaacaaCAGTGAGTATATTGCACCCAATGAATAGAATTGCACATTAAGGAGTCTGATGGCAAATTATCaactaaaataatattttttggacccTGGCCTctatttcctctctgtgtgaggACAGTGAACCTGACCAGCAGCACCAGAACCATGAAGCGACGAAGGATCACCTTAATGCTCTGGCCATGCTCTCCATGGAGAAGAAACTGGTCAGAGACATTCCTGACTTTAAGAAGAAGGTCATTGAGAGGTTTGCCACtcagaaggagagaagagcaaaattcttcttcttctacttctacaAATAGGCTGTCAAAAACATACAGGCTTTCTCACCACATTGACTTTTCTTGTACATAGTTGTCCTCAGTCTCATTTGCTTAAATTGGTCATGGAGGCATCACAATTTAATTGAGACCGGTAAATTAATTGTATCATTCATgttaactgtattttatgtaCTATTAATATCTGTGGATGTGTTGTGGTTGTGCCTTTTGAGTAAGGTGAGAGAATTTTGAAGCAGAAGTGTTGCTGGAGATTATTATCTCTACACCTCAGAGCACTTGAGTCCATGTTTATATACATTCAGGTTTCTGAATAGCTTCAGGATGTTTACTTCCTCTGATCTTTACCTCACTATTGGTTTACCAAACGAAGCAAGGTCAACAGGGGCATCACATTAAGGAAACATTTCAATtacatgttatattgttatatttcattagtattgtattacatgtttattattgtattatagtgcattcagtggtggaagtactcagatcttgtacttcagtaaaagtagcaatactaccatgtagaaatactctgttacaagtaagggtcctgcattcaaaatcctttttaagtaaaagtgcaaaaatattagcatatgaatatacttaaagtaccaaacataaaagtacacattatgcagaataatgtacaTAATTGGATTAtagttattgatgcattaatgtgctcATCACTTCATTGTTGCAGCTGgttaaggtggagctcattttaaagactttatatactgctgggtagtttaatctataataatacataatgtatttgttgattatattttgtattaataatctgtatctgtaaagtaactaaagttattaaatcaatgtagtggagtaaaaagtacaatacttcCCTCgtagatgtagtggagtagaagtagtaagtatcagaacatggaaatactcaagtaaagtacaagtacctcaaaattgtacttaagtacagtacttgagtaaatgtacttagttactttccaccactgagtacatgttatactgttgtgtttttctaagcattctttactgctcccgttggaataaaataattgttgattatttaactgcaacgtagtaatgtgtttttgataccttcacttttttgcattgaatcatactgggatgtttgctgaaattgattggatctggcacagccctacctagaaaaCTTTCCACTAGCCGCCACTGATGGCAACTATACGCTACCTGCTGGCAGTCAGATTCACTTCAACTAACCCTgagtttctcctcctctcctttcctgaGCGACCAGAGACCCCCTTAGCTAAATACAGACTGAGTGTTCACAGCCTAGCCAGTCAGACTTGTCAACAGACAAACATGAGATGCatgtaggtcctgtttgtgcatgtgtgtacaaacacacatttcccctcggggatttataaagtgcctttcttcttcttctttcttcttctttctttataaACACCATTTCCTGCAAAATTGAAGCCCGTATAAGGAGAGAAGAACCAAGCTTTTCACCAAAATAACACTATAGTCTCAAGTATCCAACACACTCtcagaccaaaacaaaaaaatctaaatatactTGAGGAAAAAACTGGAGGCAGCAAAATATGTCCAGCAGAAAATCCAGCATAAGAACACATGAAACTGCACTGGGCcacttttagatttttatttgttCTCTTTCTTCTATGATTCTGTTTGCGATGAAGTTGACAGTGGTggtagaagtattcagatcatgaagtaaaagtagtaataccacaatgtggaagtaaagtcctgcattcaataTATTacttaaaatttaaaaatattatcaGCAACGTTTACTCTAAGTATAACAAGCAGAAGTACTCATAATGCAGCAGAAAATCTCCTTTCAGTGTTAAtttaatatgtattatattattggatcatgaagcattaatgtgtaaggattttaatattttagcaGGATGatgtggagctaattttaattgATAACTATACCTGTCAGATAAATTTagtggagaaaaaacaaaaaatatttcactttaaaatgtagtggagtacaagTTTAAAGTATTTTATATAAGCTAATTTTAGGTTTTTACCACACAtactttatttctttcatgtgaattgtatttcaatgtatttttatatgtgtgaaccaaataaacagataaataaagtaacaaaatggaaatactcaagtacaagaaTGTCAAAGCTGTATGttaagctgcagtgggtagaattggagcaaatatgatttaaaaaagttatttttataaaacagtcattatatcctgacagtagtgcatgagacagttaatctgaaaaaaatcatgtggctCTGTAtatcctccggtgtcctcctgcatctgcaaaatttcacagactggaggaaaacaaccaatcagagccaagctggagcctgttgtctctaagcagctgtcaatcactcgcgaacttcgatcaaacggtcaaactaggcagcgctgatcacatatgaatcaatattctgttactgtaatacctatctctcacctcaaatgttttcagaaacatcttgtagtgtactgtttagctgtaaaatgagatagTTTGTGaatccggcagccatgttgagttcagttgaagaaataccaagcaccgcccatcagccGGTGCACAATCAATAGGAACCatcgctctctgaaatgatctgtgatcggccaaagtctcccgtcacggactagtattttttaaagtgtgaaaatagagccatgaggaggtccagaagtctagttttctctcagagctcttgaattacaaaatgctgaaaggttattatggaatttttgccaaatgatgccaaaaatattctgcctactgcaggtttaatctgCATATGAGCGCATGAGGAAATCTGTGTCTGGTGCATCTGTATCTGTGATGCTTTAAATTAGgacccatggcaaacattttatttatttatttcaactgCATAGGCTGCAATTGGATGCTTTTGTCTGGTGTCCCCTAACACCGCAGAACATTGGACTTTTTTAAAAGCACTATTTAAAACAGAAattgaaaacaaagaaatgaagtcagggaacaaattgattgacaaagtcatgaaaaattggaatgatagaataaagcacctgtgagatTTAACAAAAAGTAAATCTCTGGGGTCTGCGGGGACCCCAGTttgtaggatgagggttaagaATCAACATGATCTTCCAGTGTCCCAGCAAGATGCCAGTTGGATCTCACCTGGGCTACTTTTTATTTAAGTGGGCTGGTAAAATTGTTATAGGTGGCAGGTTTAAATAGAATATAAGACTCTTTCATTTTTGACAGTTgtacaagattcaagattcaagattcaagatgtttattgtcacgccggttatacaggtacaaacgtgtgaaatgctttttgctgggaagctgcattaaaataataagttatattacatttacattataatttcatttgcattacaattataaaagggaatactttgtacaaggacATATTAAGAACTACAGgaatattaagaacatatacattaagaacatatacagtatatacagtataagatatatttttgtgtgagaaggtgtatgaattatatatttaaaagtctgatggcctgtaCAGTGTCGTGCACATTGTAGATGTAGAGTAATAACATGCTAATCTACTGTCTCTTGTTACACCTTTAATTATCATATCTATATAGTAAACATGACATGACCATGCATTTAGGACTCTGTCCTcatctgttgcca is part of the Sebastes umbrosus isolate fSebUmb1 chromosome 12, fSebUmb1.pri, whole genome shotgun sequence genome and encodes:
- the LOC119499012 gene encoding uncharacterized protein LOC119499012 isoform X1, whose protein sequence is MTVHAPQTEEISSVEEISYDELSTGDEETILPASSTDSITIESEADPTTSTAGECEVVHAPQTEEISSVEEISYDELSIGDEEILPPDSPNDHITRESEADPRTSTSGECAFVTAPQMEGISSVQEISYDELSIGDEEILPPAGATDHITIESEANSRISNEICRFPNRFNNSWMNATLQAALNLKVVREKLMKQQTEYLTQLSTSTAFVRLFLEALHNPGRSFILPELAEILAELSYTVDPVNPLDLLELVLAWLNDCGVQTTIQVTEECKCEECKCDRCKCIMNLGSIHFLPSPCPYGSTASLLRHAINERQCKRHCATCSSAAQRQEVWDNLPDILTLNLSRAANADRTVLRGIVDPTPHIVIPVGENKTQVYSLSSVICQRDSFEVSGHMWSYLFSGPMKGTTIKADDDRISVVSGHMPVDIYRHGIIYLYEKCT
- the LOC119499012 gene encoding uncharacterized protein LOC119499012 isoform X3; protein product: MTVHAPQTEEISSVEEISYDELSIGDEEILPPDSPNDHITRESEADPRTSTSGECAFVTAPQMEGISSVQEISYDELSIGDEEILPPAGATDHITIESEANSRISNEICRFPNRFNNSWMNATLQAALNLKVVREKLMKQQTEYLTQLSTSTAFVRLFLEALHNPGRSFILPELAEILAELSYTVDPVNPLDLLELVLAWLNDCGVQTTIQVTEECKCEECKCDRCKCIMNLGSIHFLPSPCPYGSTASLLRHAINERQCKRHCATCSSAAQRQEVWDNLPDILTLNLSRAANADRTVLRGIVDPTPHIVIPVGENKTQVYSLSSVICQRDSFEVSGHMWSYLFSGPMKGTTIKADDDRISVVSGHMPVDIYRHGIIYLYEKCT